Proteins from a genomic interval of Qipengyuania sp. JC766:
- the cysS gene encoding cysteine--tRNA ligase, with protein MTQRTLSLFNSLTRSLETFEPIHPGEARVYTCGPTVYNYQHVGNMRAYIFADTLGRALRWAGYDLTHVVNITDVGHLTSDADAGDDKMEKAAAKAGKSAWDIAAHYQQVFEDDLARLNVRKPQHPKATDYVEAMIEWGKSIEEKHCYRLESGLYFDVSTVPDYGRLARAVTDEGEGRIETVEGKRNAADFAIWRTTPSGETRQMEWDSPWGRGAPGWHIECSVMSAELLGHPFDIHTGGIDHREIHHPNEIAQNQAHNCSEKSGANIWMHNNFLVDRRSGELGKMSKSSGEFLTLQALVDRGFHPLAYRLLCLQAHYRSELEFTWDGLGAALTRLKRMVMAAERLKEDGAGSPEHPKFAPLREKFAVAVSDDLNTPIALVALEEALAVKKVDGSVKRAVVEEMDAVLGLELFALSRTDLRLRPASAELREEEIEAQLVRRREARAAKDFATSDAIRAELAGKGVEVMDGDPLGWEWAL; from the coding sequence ATGACACAGCGCACTCTCTCGCTCTTCAACTCGCTCACGCGCAGTTTGGAAACCTTCGAACCGATCCACCCGGGCGAAGCGCGCGTCTATACCTGCGGTCCGACGGTCTACAACTACCAGCATGTCGGCAACATGCGCGCCTACATCTTTGCGGACACGCTGGGCCGCGCCCTGCGCTGGGCCGGGTACGACCTTACCCACGTGGTCAACATCACTGATGTCGGCCACCTGACGAGCGACGCCGATGCGGGCGACGACAAGATGGAGAAGGCCGCGGCAAAAGCCGGCAAGAGCGCGTGGGATATCGCGGCCCATTACCAGCAGGTATTCGAGGACGATCTCGCCCGGCTGAACGTCCGCAAGCCGCAACATCCCAAGGCGACCGACTATGTCGAGGCGATGATCGAATGGGGCAAGTCGATCGAGGAAAAGCACTGCTATCGCCTCGAAAGCGGGCTATATTTCGATGTCTCGACCGTGCCCGATTACGGCCGGCTGGCCCGTGCCGTTACCGACGAGGGCGAGGGCCGGATCGAGACGGTCGAGGGCAAGCGCAACGCGGCCGACTTCGCGATCTGGCGCACGACTCCCTCCGGGGAAACCCGCCAGATGGAATGGGACAGCCCGTGGGGCCGCGGGGCGCCGGGCTGGCATATCGAATGCAGCGTGATGAGCGCCGAGCTGCTCGGCCATCCGTTCGATATCCACACCGGCGGGATCGATCACAGGGAGATCCACCACCCGAACGAGATCGCGCAGAACCAGGCCCACAACTGCTCCGAGAAATCGGGCGCGAACATCTGGATGCACAACAACTTCCTGGTCGACCGGCGCAGCGGCGAACTGGGCAAGATGAGCAAGTCGAGCGGCGAGTTCCTGACGCTCCAGGCACTGGTCGACCGGGGTTTCCATCCGCTCGCATATCGCCTCCTCTGCCTGCAGGCCCACTACCGCAGCGAACTCGAATTCACGTGGGATGGGCTCGGTGCGGCGCTGACCCGGCTCAAGCGCATGGTGATGGCGGCGGAGCGGCTGAAGGAGGACGGGGCGGGAAGTCCGGAGCATCCGAAGTTCGCACCTCTCCGCGAAAAGTTCGCCGTAGCCGTATCCGACGATCTCAACACGCCCATCGCGCTCGTGGCGCTGGAAGAGGCACTCGCGGTCAAGAAGGTCGACGGATCGGTCAAACGCGCCGTCGTCGAGGAAATGGATGCGGTGCTCGGGCTGGAGCTGTTCGCCCTGTCACGTACCGATTTGCGCCTGCGGCCTGCCAGTGCCGAACTGCGCGAGGAGGAGATAGAGGCGCAGCTCGTCCGCCGCCGGGAAGCCCGCGCCGCGAAGGATTTCGCGACATCCGATGCGATCCGTGCCGAGCTTGCCGGCAAGGGTGTCGAGGTCATGGACGGCGACCCGCTGGGCTGGGAGTGGGCGCTGTGA
- the rpmF gene encoding 50S ribosomal protein L32, with protein sequence MAVPKRKVSPHRRGNRRSHDSIKADAFHECSNCGELKRPHNLCTHCGYYNGREVIAVGL encoded by the coding sequence ATGGCTGTCCCTAAGAGAAAAGTATCGCCCCACCGCCGTGGCAACCGGCGCTCGCACGATTCGATCAAGGCCGACGCCTTCCACGAATGCAGCAATTGCGGCGAGCTCAAGCGCCCGCACAACCTCTGCACCCATTGCGGCTATTACAACGGCCGCGAAGTGATCGCCGTCGGGCTTTAA
- a CDS encoding aldehyde dehydrogenase family protein → MAQLADTYPLYLCNKAEQPNTDLSVTDKFTGEVAFRTALATPEIIDRGIVGTVEATEPMARMASYERKAVLDHCVDRFKERFDELAYALCVEAGKPIGDSEGEVTRLIDTFRIAAEESVRLGGEVMPLDISERARGYQSIWKRVPLGPCSFISPFNFPLNLAAHKIAPAIAVGCPFILKPASKTPLGALIIGEVLAETDLPEGAFSILPCSRDGAELFTVDERLKLLSFTGSDAVGWALKAKAGKKKVVMELGGNAAVVIDHDADLEDALQRVIKGTYYQSGQSCISVQRILIHEDVYDRFRDMLVEEAKSLKAGDPKDRDTFIGPMIDEDDAKRLKGWIDEAVANGATLLCGGGRDGLMLEATLLEDVDRDAKIVNEEAFGPAAVLMKFSDFDEALAEVNRSEFGLQAGIFTRDLFKVLDAWDRLEVGGICVNEIPSYRVDNMPYGGVKNSGLGREGVRFAMEDMTEIRNLVIRRG, encoded by the coding sequence ATGGCGCAGCTCGCCGACACCTATCCCCTCTACCTGTGCAACAAGGCGGAGCAGCCCAACACCGACCTTTCGGTGACGGACAAGTTTACCGGCGAAGTCGCCTTCCGCACCGCGCTCGCCACGCCGGAGATCATCGACCGGGGCATCGTCGGCACGGTCGAGGCGACCGAACCGATGGCGCGCATGGCCAGCTACGAACGCAAGGCCGTGCTCGATCATTGCGTCGACCGGTTCAAGGAACGCTTCGACGAGCTGGCCTACGCCCTGTGCGTCGAGGCCGGGAAGCCGATCGGCGACAGCGAGGGCGAGGTCACCCGCCTGATCGACACCTTCCGGATCGCGGCGGAGGAGTCCGTCAGGCTGGGCGGCGAGGTCATGCCGCTCGACATTTCCGAGCGCGCCCGCGGATACCAGAGCATCTGGAAGCGCGTGCCGCTCGGCCCGTGCAGCTTCATCAGCCCGTTCAACTTCCCCCTGAACCTTGCCGCGCACAAGATCGCGCCGGCGATCGCGGTCGGCTGCCCCTTCATTCTCAAGCCTGCCAGCAAGACGCCGCTGGGCGCGCTCATCATCGGGGAGGTGCTGGCCGAAACCGACCTGCCCGAAGGCGCGTTCTCCATCCTGCCCTGCTCGCGCGACGGGGCGGAGTTGTTCACGGTGGACGAACGCCTCAAACTGCTGAGCTTCACCGGGTCGGATGCGGTCGGCTGGGCACTCAAGGCGAAGGCGGGCAAGAAGAAGGTCGTGATGGAACTGGGCGGCAATGCCGCGGTTGTGATCGACCACGACGCCGACCTGGAGGATGCGCTGCAGCGGGTCATCAAGGGCACCTACTACCAGTCGGGCCAGAGCTGCATTTCGGTCCAGCGCATCCTGATCCACGAGGACGTGTACGACCGTTTCCGCGACATGCTGGTGGAGGAAGCGAAGAGCCTGAAGGCAGGCGACCCCAAGGACCGCGACACCTTCATCGGCCCGATGATCGACGAGGACGATGCGAAGCGCCTGAAGGGCTGGATCGACGAGGCGGTCGCGAACGGTGCAACGCTCCTGTGCGGCGGCGGGCGCGACGGGCTGATGCTGGAAGCGACCCTGCTGGAGGATGTCGACCGGGACGCGAAGATCGTCAACGAGGAGGCCTTCGGTCCGGCGGCGGTGCTGATGAAGTTCTCCGATTTCGACGAGGCGCTGGCGGAAGTGAACCGCAGCGAGTTCGGCCTGCAGGCAGGCATCTTCACGCGCGACCTGTTCAAGGTGCTGGACGCGTGGGACCGGCTGGAAGTCGGCGGCATCTGCGTGAACGAGATCCCCAGCTACCGCGTGGACAACATGCCCTATGGCGGGGTGAAGAACTCGGGGCTGGGGCGCGAAGGCGTGCGCTTCGCGATGGAAGACATGACGGAGATCCGCAACCTCGTCATCCGGCGCGGGTGA
- the fsa gene encoding fructose-6-phosphate aldolase, which yields MQFFADTAEIDDIKELASTGLLDGVTTNPSLIHKSGRDFMEVTREICELTDGPVSAEVVALDHEGMMREAEVLRKIADNVCIKVPLTMDGLKTCNALTRDGTMVNVTLCFSANQALLAAKAGATFISPFVGRHDDNGFDGMDLIRDIRQIYDNYDFDTEILVASIRHPGHVLESALIGADVATMPPKVIRQLANHILTDKGIEGFLADWEKTGQKIA from the coding sequence ATGCAATTCTTCGCCGATACCGCCGAAATCGACGACATCAAGGAACTGGCCTCCACCGGCCTGCTCGATGGCGTCACCACCAATCCGAGCCTCATTCACAAGTCCGGTCGCGACTTCATGGAAGTGACGCGGGAAATCTGCGAACTGACCGATGGCCCCGTCAGCGCCGAAGTCGTGGCGCTCGACCATGAAGGCATGATGCGCGAGGCCGAAGTGCTGCGTAAGATCGCGGACAACGTCTGCATCAAGGTCCCCCTGACCATGGATGGCCTGAAGACCTGCAACGCGCTGACCCGCGACGGCACGATGGTGAACGTCACGCTGTGTTTTTCGGCCAACCAGGCATTGCTGGCCGCCAAGGCCGGCGCGACTTTCATCAGCCCGTTCGTTGGCCGGCACGACGATAACGGGTTCGACGGGATGGACCTGATCCGCGACATTCGCCAGATCTACGACAATTACGATTTCGACACAGAGATACTCGTCGCCAGCATCCGTCATCCCGGACATGTGCTGGAAAGCGCGCTGATCGGCGCCGACGTGGCGACCATGCCGCCCAAGGTAATCAGGCAGCTCGCCAACCACATCCTGACGGACAAGGGCATCGAAGGTTTCCTCGCCGACTGGGAAAAGACCGGACAGAAGATCGCCTGA
- a CDS encoding nitroreductase, translated as MNVSDAVVTRRSVRAFLDTPVDRDVLTRILEKARRAPSGGNTQPWHGIVLTGDPMQRLFSRIAEEFPKGRGAHQPEYHIYPPELDGAYEERRFGVGEDLYGALEIAREEKGKRLMWFARNFQAFGAPVLMLVHTPKYMGPPQWSDIGMWLQTIALLLREEGLDCCFQEAWAVYSPQIREVVDIPDDHIFFCGVAIGYRDPDDPVNRFDVRRASLDEAIRWEGWD; from the coding sequence ATGAACGTCTCGGACGCCGTCGTGACCCGCCGTTCGGTCCGCGCATTTCTCGATACGCCTGTCGATCGGGATGTCCTCACCCGCATCCTCGAAAAGGCGCGACGTGCTCCCTCGGGCGGCAATACGCAGCCCTGGCACGGGATCGTCCTCACCGGCGATCCGATGCAGCGCCTGTTCTCCCGGATCGCCGAGGAGTTTCCCAAGGGGCGCGGTGCGCACCAGCCGGAGTACCATATCTATCCGCCCGAACTCGATGGCGCCTACGAGGAACGCCGGTTCGGCGTGGGAGAGGACCTGTACGGCGCGCTGGAGATTGCCCGGGAAGAGAAGGGCAAGCGCCTGATGTGGTTCGCGCGCAATTTCCAGGCCTTCGGGGCACCGGTCCTGATGCTGGTCCATACGCCCAAATATATGGGGCCGCCGCAATGGTCGGACATCGGCATGTGGCTGCAGACGATCGCCCTGCTGCTGCGCGAGGAAGGGCTGGACTGCTGCTTCCAGGAAGCATGGGCGGTCTATTCGCCGCAGATCCGCGAGGTCGTCGACATTCCGGACGATCACATCTTCTTCTGCGGCGTCGCGATCGGCTACCGGGACCCGGACGATCCGGTGAACAGGTTCGACGTCAGGCGCGCTTCGCTGGACGAGGCGATCCGCTGGGAGGGTTGGGACTGA
- a CDS encoding MAPEG family protein, with amino-acid sequence MTAIIPVTLTTAAAAALINLWLAIRIGAVRRAEKISVGDGGNDLLARRMRAQLNYVENTAFVLFLVAAIELSGHGFPWLSWVAMAYLLSRLLHAVGMDGQMQWGRTVGTAVTMLTLLGLAGYAMGLGIGLF; translated from the coding sequence ATGACCGCGATCATCCCCGTCACGCTGACCACCGCCGCCGCCGCGGCGCTGATCAATCTCTGGCTCGCCATCCGCATCGGCGCGGTCCGCCGGGCGGAAAAGATCAGCGTGGGCGATGGCGGGAACGACCTGCTGGCCCGGCGTATGCGCGCGCAGCTGAACTATGTCGAGAACACCGCCTTCGTCCTGTTCCTCGTCGCCGCGATCGAACTGTCGGGCCATGGCTTCCCCTGGCTGTCCTGGGTGGCAATGGCCTATCTGCTCAGTCGCCTGCTGCACGCGGTCGGCATGGACGGGCAGATGCAGTGGGGCCGCACGGTCGGCACCGCGGTCACCATGCTGACGCTGCTGGGCCTCGCCGGATACGCGATGGGCCTGGGCATCGGATTGTTTTAG
- the cobT gene encoding cobaltochelatase subunit CobT: protein MADETDLDRFKRALTGTARALAREPEVEVAWSADAPSASGRNFRVPLPGRTLPAGQAGEARGFADSFALKLRHHDAALHEAEAPPEPVARACYDAVEQVRYEALGANAFGGIRDNLDAAVELRTASDPIARAQSANDVPLQTALGLLLREKLTGADIPVRAQAGVDMVRTFIEEKTGGDFEALALSLDDQRAFQSLTLDLLRQLELTRPSDETPDADDGGDEEDGPEEQDDEGDEEESGSEEPQATEMAGEMAEGEGDGDADGESEISQDDADGEPGEDGEGSMQPVRPNRPWTDIPGDFEYSFFTDRFDEVIEAPELCDSEELDRLRQYLDSQLTGLQSVVTKLANRLQRRLMAQQNRSWDFDQEEGMLDAARLARVVISPGHSLSYKVERDTEFKDTIVTLLIDNSGSMRGRPISIAAISADILARTLERCGVKTEILGFTTRAWKGGQARESWLADGKPPNPGRLNDLRHIVYKKADEPWRRARRNLGLMMREGLLKENIDGEALLWAHQRLLARPEDRRILMVISDGAPVDDSTLSVNSAGYLEQHLRRVIEWIEKQSPVQLAAIGIGHDVTRYYRRSVTIMDVEQLGGTIIEQLAGLFEVET from the coding sequence TTGGCCGACGAAACCGACCTGGACCGTTTCAAGCGTGCGCTGACCGGCACGGCGCGCGCGCTTGCGCGCGAACCGGAAGTGGAAGTCGCCTGGAGCGCGGATGCGCCGAGCGCGTCCGGCCGCAACTTCCGGGTGCCCTTGCCGGGCCGCACCCTGCCGGCCGGACAGGCGGGCGAGGCCCGCGGCTTTGCCGACAGCTTCGCACTGAAGCTGCGCCATCACGACGCCGCACTGCACGAGGCGGAAGCGCCGCCCGAGCCGGTCGCACGCGCATGCTACGACGCTGTCGAGCAGGTGCGGTACGAGGCACTGGGTGCCAATGCCTTCGGCGGGATCCGCGACAATCTCGATGCCGCGGTCGAACTGCGGACGGCATCCGATCCCATTGCCCGGGCGCAGAGCGCGAACGACGTACCGTTGCAGACGGCGCTGGGGTTGCTGCTGCGCGAAAAACTGACCGGCGCGGACATTCCGGTCCGGGCGCAGGCGGGCGTCGACATGGTCCGCACCTTCATCGAGGAAAAGACGGGCGGCGATTTCGAGGCGCTGGCGCTTTCGCTGGACGACCAGCGCGCGTTCCAGAGCCTGACGCTCGACCTGCTGCGCCAGCTGGAACTCACCCGCCCGTCGGACGAAACGCCCGACGCGGATGACGGCGGCGACGAAGAGGACGGCCCGGAAGAACAGGACGACGAAGGCGACGAGGAAGAGTCCGGATCCGAGGAACCGCAGGCCACCGAAATGGCCGGCGAGATGGCCGAGGGCGAAGGCGACGGCGACGCCGACGGCGAATCTGAAATCTCGCAGGACGACGCCGATGGGGAGCCGGGTGAAGATGGCGAGGGCAGCATGCAGCCTGTCCGCCCGAACCGGCCGTGGACAGATATTCCCGGCGATTTCGAATACAGCTTCTTCACCGACCGGTTCGACGAGGTCATCGAGGCGCCGGAACTGTGCGACAGCGAGGAACTCGACCGCCTGCGCCAGTATCTCGACAGCCAGCTGACCGGGCTGCAATCGGTCGTCACGAAGCTCGCCAACCGGCTCCAGCGCCGCCTGATGGCCCAGCAGAACCGCAGCTGGGACTTCGACCAGGAAGAGGGCATGCTGGATGCGGCGCGGCTGGCGCGCGTGGTCATCAGCCCCGGCCATTCGCTGAGCTACAAGGTCGAGCGGGATACCGAGTTCAAGGACACGATCGTCACCCTGCTGATCGACAATTCGGGATCGATGCGCGGCCGTCCGATCAGCATTGCCGCGATCAGTGCGGACATCCTTGCGCGCACGCTGGAGCGCTGCGGTGTGAAGACCGAGATCCTTGGCTTCACCACGCGCGCCTGGAAGGGCGGGCAGGCGCGCGAAAGCTGGCTCGCGGACGGCAAGCCGCCCAACCCCGGACGGCTCAACGATTTGCGGCACATCGTCTACAAGAAGGCGGACGAACCGTGGCGCCGCGCGCGTCGCAACCTCGGCCTGATGATGCGCGAAGGGCTGCTCAAGGAGAATATCGATGGCGAGGCGCTGCTATGGGCGCACCAGCGCCTGCTGGCCCGGCCGGAAGACCGCCGCATCCTGATGGTGATCAGCGACGGCGCCCCGGTCGATGACAGCACGCTCAGCGTGAATTCCGCCGGCTATCTCGAACAGCACCTGCGCCGCGTCATCGAATGGATCGAGAAGCAGTCGCCGGTCCAGCTCGCCGCGATCGGCATCGGTCACGATGTGACGCGGTATTACCGTCGGTCCGTCACGATCATGGATGTCGAGCAGCTGGGCGGCACCATCATCGAACAGCTTGCCGGCCTGTTCGAGGTGGAGACATGA
- a CDS encoding D-2-hydroxyacid dehydrogenase: MTVAVLSSLIRPLVEPRLPDGIEARWFMSKEEALELAPEAEIGWFDFQQPEPMVEVARAATRLRWLNSIYAGLDFLPLDILAERGVVVTNGAGINAITIAEYTVMLMLAHAKGYRDVVRAQDRHEWLQDSPGKRELAGSKALLLGYGAIGKLVERRLSAFDAEVTVVRRSPGPGTLGPDEWRDRLGEFDWIILAVPATPETEGMIGAEELAAMKREAVLVNIARGTVVDQDALVEALRTKRIEAALLDVTDPEPLPQDHPLWSLENAQVTMHLSGRAQTLMFKRSADRFIENLARWQAGEPVSPQMDLRLGY; this comes from the coding sequence GTGACCGTTGCCGTCCTCTCTTCGCTGATCCGGCCGCTGGTCGAGCCGCGCCTGCCCGACGGGATCGAGGCACGCTGGTTCATGTCGAAGGAGGAGGCGCTGGAACTGGCGCCAGAGGCCGAGATCGGCTGGTTCGATTTCCAGCAGCCAGAACCGATGGTGGAAGTCGCGCGCGCGGCGACGCGGCTTCGCTGGTTGAACTCGATTTATGCCGGGCTCGATTTCCTGCCGCTGGATATCCTCGCCGAGCGCGGCGTGGTGGTGACCAACGGTGCGGGCATCAATGCGATCACCATCGCCGAATACACGGTCATGCTGATGCTGGCCCATGCCAAGGGCTACCGCGACGTCGTGCGCGCGCAGGACCGGCACGAGTGGCTGCAGGACAGCCCGGGCAAGCGGGAGCTCGCCGGATCGAAGGCGCTGCTCCTCGGCTATGGCGCGATCGGCAAGCTAGTCGAACGCCGCCTTTCCGCGTTCGACGCGGAGGTTACCGTGGTGCGCCGTTCCCCGGGGCCGGGCACGCTCGGCCCGGACGAGTGGCGCGATCGGCTGGGCGAGTTCGACTGGATCATCCTGGCGGTCCCGGCGACGCCGGAAACCGAGGGCATGATCGGCGCTGAGGAACTCGCAGCGATGAAGCGCGAGGCCGTGCTGGTGAACATCGCGCGCGGCACGGTGGTGGACCAGGACGCGCTGGTCGAGGCGCTTCGCACGAAGCGGATCGAGGCGGCGCTGCTGGACGTGACGGACCCCGAGCCGCTGCCGCAGGACCACCCGCTCTGGTCGCTTGAGAACGCGCAGGTCACCATGCATCTTTCGGGCCGGGCACAGACGCTCATGTTCAAGCGCAGCGCGGACCGGTTTATCGAGAACCTCGCGCGGTGGCAGGCGGGCGAGCCGGTGAGCCCGCAGATGGACTTGCGGCTGGGATATTGA
- a CDS encoding metallophosphoesterase family protein encodes MKIAVLSDIHGNIAALEAVLAHSGALAVDRTVNLGDICSGPLWPAETADRLMPLALPTIRGNHERQVMEGTLTTMGQSDAYAKQALREDQLAWLSALPESLRLSERVLMVHGTPGSDLEYFLETVTEHGARPATTDEVVARAGPADADLILCGHTHIPRAVQLPDGRLVVNPGSVGLPAYEDARPFPHAMETGTPHARYATVCDDGGRWSVSFHAVPYDWEEAARAAETQNRPDWARALRNGRGMSG; translated from the coding sequence ATGAAGATCGCCGTCCTGTCCGACATCCACGGGAACATCGCCGCGCTGGAAGCGGTGCTCGCTCATTCGGGGGCGCTTGCGGTAGACCGGACCGTCAACCTGGGCGATATCTGTTCCGGACCTCTCTGGCCCGCGGAAACGGCCGATCGCCTCATGCCTCTCGCCTTGCCCACCATTCGCGGCAATCACGAACGGCAGGTGATGGAAGGCACGCTCACAACGATGGGCCAATCGGACGCATATGCGAAGCAGGCGCTGCGCGAAGACCAGCTGGCCTGGCTTTCCGCCCTGCCCGAGAGCCTGCGGCTTTCGGAACGGGTGCTGATGGTCCACGGCACGCCCGGCAGCGATCTGGAATATTTCCTGGAAACGGTGACGGAGCACGGCGCCCGCCCCGCGACCACGGACGAGGTCGTGGCACGGGCAGGTCCGGCGGACGCGGACCTGATCCTGTGCGGACACACCCACATACCCCGGGCCGTGCAATTGCCCGACGGACGGCTCGTGGTGAATCCCGGAAGCGTGGGACTGCCGGCGTACGAGGACGCCCGCCCCTTCCCCCACGCGATGGAGACCGGCACCCCCCATGCCCGCTACGCCACAGTCTGCGACGACGGCGGGCGTTGGAGCGTGAGTTTCCATGCGGTGCCTTACGACTGGGAAGAGGCCGCCCGCGCCGCCGAAACCCAAAACCGTCCCGACTGGGCCCGGGCCCTGCGCAACGGGAGGGGCATGAGCGGCTAG
- a CDS encoding MBL fold metallo-hydrolase, with product MKAAILPVTPLQQNCSLIWCTATNKAALIDPGGDLDKLKAGVAKAGVELEKILITHGHLDHCGQAGVLAKELGLEIEGPHEADRFWISRLEDDAGRFGMPASVFEPDRWLEDGDTVTVGDLTLDVIHCPGHTPGHVVFVHQPSRFAIVGDVLFQGSIGRTDFPMSDHQSLIDAITRKLWPLGDDITFIPGHGPVSTFGKERASNPFVGDAALA from the coding sequence ATGAAAGCCGCGATCCTGCCGGTGACGCCGTTGCAGCAAAACTGCTCGCTGATCTGGTGCACGGCCACCAACAAGGCCGCGTTGATCGATCCGGGCGGGGACCTCGACAAGCTGAAGGCGGGTGTCGCCAAGGCGGGCGTTGAGCTCGAGAAAATCCTCATCACGCACGGGCACCTGGACCATTGCGGCCAGGCGGGCGTGCTGGCGAAGGAGTTGGGCCTCGAAATCGAGGGGCCGCACGAGGCGGACCGGTTCTGGATTTCGCGGCTGGAGGACGATGCCGGTCGCTTCGGCATGCCGGCGAGCGTGTTCGAGCCCGACCGCTGGCTGGAGGATGGCGACACGGTGACCGTGGGCGACCTGACGCTGGACGTGATCCATTGCCCCGGCCACACGCCCGGCCACGTGGTCTTCGTCCACCAGCCGAGCAGGTTCGCCATCGTGGGCGACGTATTGTTCCAGGGCAGCATCGGGCGGACCGATTTCCCGATGAGCGATCACCAGAGCCTGATCGATGCGATCACCAGGAAGCTCTGGCCGCTGGGCGACGACATCACCTTCATCCCCGGCCACGGCCCGGTCAGCACCTTCGGCAAGGAGCGGGCGAGCAACCCGTTTGTAGGCGACGCGGCGCTGGCGTAG
- a CDS encoding S24 family peptidase has product MSDMTRDEMIARARLHDLAQVRGVSLKGLSEMLGKNSAYLQQFMTRGTPRRLQEDDRRTLAEFFGVAETELGGPEEKSSRRASRGDWVDVPRLPLGASAGPGALAAEEQAFDGFRFSRRWLREQGLGDAQLSAITVEGDSMEPVLRDGDEVLVDRTPRPFQDGIYVLRHGEALLVKRVSSRGAGRFLLVSANKAYPPIEVSAGEIDIIGRVVWKGGRV; this is encoded by the coding sequence ATGAGCGACATGACCCGTGACGAGATGATTGCCCGCGCGCGCCTGCACGATCTGGCGCAGGTGCGCGGCGTCAGCCTCAAGGGCCTGTCCGAAATGCTGGGAAAGAATAGCGCGTATCTTCAGCAGTTTATGACGCGCGGAACGCCGCGCCGCCTGCAGGAGGACGACCGGCGGACGCTGGCGGAATTCTTCGGCGTGGCGGAAACGGAGCTGGGCGGGCCGGAGGAAAAATCCTCACGCCGCGCGAGTCGCGGGGACTGGGTAGACGTGCCGCGCCTGCCGCTGGGCGCATCGGCCGGCCCGGGCGCGCTGGCGGCGGAGGAACAGGCGTTCGACGGCTTCCGCTTCTCCCGCCGCTGGCTGCGCGAGCAGGGGCTGGGCGATGCGCAGCTGTCCGCGATCACGGTGGAAGGGGATTCGATGGAGCCGGTGCTGCGCGACGGCGACGAAGTCCTCGTCGACCGCACCCCGCGCCCCTTCCAGGACGGTATTTACGTCCTGCGCCACGGAGAGGCCCTGCTGGTCAAGCGCGTCTCCAGCCGAGGCGCGGGCCGCTTCCTGCTGGTGAGCGCCAACAAAGCCTACCCGCCGATCGAGGTCTCCGCCGGAGAAATCGACATCATCGGCCGCGTGGTCTGGAAGGGCGGGCGAGTGTGA
- a CDS encoding DUF2490 domain-containing protein encodes MRSLTLAALALLLQPAVAHADESEFWLELGASGEVADGVSAKFEVEQRRRTGPDEYIVGAVADVSVGNGFEIGGGMEIHDIAGLTEIRPYQQLTYSAGPLELRSRIEERFYDGADQMALRLRQRVQLSDEIAPRLSASGSVELLYQLRDRTDGGPQRIDQWRLNAGLQYSVLPEMNVTAGYLYQIRPRDDGNTRRTHVPQLALTYRF; translated from the coding sequence ATGCGCAGCCTGACACTTGCAGCCTTGGCCCTGCTTTTGCAACCGGCCGTGGCCCATGCCGATGAAAGCGAATTCTGGCTGGAACTGGGCGCATCGGGTGAAGTGGCGGACGGCGTCTCCGCGAAGTTCGAGGTGGAACAGCGCCGACGCACCGGTCCCGACGAGTATATCGTGGGGGCCGTGGCCGATGTTAGTGTCGGAAACGGTTTCGAGATCGGCGGCGGCATGGAAATCCACGATATCGCCGGCCTGACGGAAATCCGCCCCTATCAGCAGCTGACCTACTCCGCCGGGCCGCTCGAACTGCGCAGCCGGATCGAGGAACGGTTTTACGACGGGGCAGACCAGATGGCCCTGCGCCTGCGCCAGCGCGTGCAACTGAGCGATGAAATCGCACCAAGGCTCAGCGCCAGTGGATCGGTCGAACTCCTGTACCAGCTGCGCGACCGGACCGATGGCGGCCCGCAGCGGATCGACCAGTGGCGCCTCAATGCGGGGCTGCAATACAGCGTCTTGCCCGAAATGAACGTGACCGCCGGCTATCTCTACCAGATCCGCCCGCGCGACGACGGCAACACGCGCCGCACCCATGTGCCCCAACTGGCACTGACCTACAGGTTCTGA